A region of Candidatus Binatus sp. DNA encodes the following proteins:
- a CDS encoding M23 family metallopeptidase, with protein MKTLQVLAVAIAIALGCAISTFAEDTPVNDPLYMHLTTIPQPGEAAILDGAGHKHSAYEIYVTNFGTTPIKIEQIDVTAKAGGKDVKLETDAGKKLASMYMPLGGAKAEAPEVSPGQTGVFFIFPDFVPDQGIPESFETAIKMESHGEHSGSGTIHAPSIKINPAAPIVIQSPLRGKNWSAVNGPSNNSVHRRAILPINGLPKIGQRYAIDWVQLGDDNNTFSGDKDKNSSYHAWDQEIHAVADGKIVEVKDGVPENVPNSGKIAVQITYDTLAGNHIIQDLGGGHFAAYAHLRPGTLKVKVGDTVHAGDVIARLGNTGNSSEPHLHFQVCDAPSFPSSEGLPFAIDQFTRQDFTVDKSADGKQTLVVKSTHPMTREEPMEDELDIF; from the coding sequence ATGAAGACATTGCAGGTGCTGGCGGTGGCGATCGCGATCGCGCTTGGATGCGCAATATCCACGTTCGCGGAAGATACGCCGGTCAACGATCCGCTCTACATGCATCTGACGACGATTCCGCAGCCGGGCGAGGCGGCGATTCTCGACGGCGCGGGGCACAAGCATTCGGCGTATGAGATCTACGTCACGAATTTCGGCACGACGCCGATCAAGATCGAGCAGATCGACGTGACGGCCAAGGCGGGCGGCAAGGACGTCAAGCTCGAAACCGACGCGGGCAAAAAGCTCGCGTCGATGTATATGCCGCTCGGCGGCGCGAAAGCCGAAGCGCCGGAAGTCAGCCCGGGACAGACCGGCGTGTTTTTTATCTTTCCGGATTTCGTACCGGATCAAGGAATTCCTGAATCGTTCGAGACGGCGATCAAAATGGAGAGTCACGGCGAGCATAGCGGCTCCGGGACGATTCACGCGCCGTCGATCAAGATAAATCCGGCGGCGCCGATCGTGATTCAGTCGCCGCTGCGCGGAAAAAACTGGTCCGCGGTGAATGGACCGTCGAACAATTCGGTGCATCGCCGCGCGATTCTACCGATCAACGGATTGCCGAAGATCGGACAGCGCTACGCGATCGACTGGGTGCAGCTTGGCGACGACAACAACACGTTCAGCGGCGATAAGGACAAGAACAGCAGCTATCACGCGTGGGACCAGGAGATTCACGCGGTGGCGGACGGCAAGATCGTCGAGGTGAAGGACGGCGTGCCGGAGAACGTGCCGAATTCGGGGAAAATCGCGGTGCAGATCACCTACGATACGCTCGCGGGCAATCACATTATCCAGGATTTGGGCGGCGGGCATTTCGCGGCATACGCGCATCTGCGGCCGGGCACGCTGAAGGTCAAAGTTGGCGACACGGTGCACGCGGGCGACGTGATCGCGCGGCTTGGCAACACCGGCAATTCATCGGAGCCGCATCTGCATTTCCAGGTCTGCGACGCGCCGTCATTTCCGAGCTCGGAGGGTTTGCCGTTCGCGATCGATCAGTTCACGCGCCAGGATTTCACGGTGGACAAGTCCGCCGACGGCAAGCAGACGCTGGTCGTCAAATCGACGCATCCGATGACGCGCGAAGAGCCGATGGAGGACGAACTCGATATTTTCTAG
- the dnaB gene encoding replicative DNA helicase — protein MAVSSDDILKRVPPQNLEAEQSVLGAILLENEAVNHALEILTADDFYRESHRAIFRAMVELTDHIQPVDAITLTDALRTKGALENIGGPAYIAELASIVPTAANVAHYARIVREKAVLRSLASIATDIASNAYEAPGDVDGFLDEAEHRIFEISERRIKPSFHTMPELTRESLKILERLFENREMITGVPSGFIDLDRITAGFQPSDLVIIAARPSMGKTALALNIAAYAALDADPPVGVAFFSLEMSKEQLVLRMLCAEARVDSARARQGFLSERDFPKLAQAAARLSESKIFIDDSSDTTAITLKAKCRRLKREQVSNLGLIVVDYLQLMRSARPGESREKEIAEISRSLKALAKELKVPVIALSQLNRQVESRENRRPMLADLRESGALEQDADVIAFIYREEMYKGKESKEPGVAEVIIAKQRNGPTDTAKLTYISQYTRFENHTPEVGVFEDTGV, from the coding sequence GTGGCGGTTTCGTCCGACGATATTTTAAAGCGCGTTCCCCCGCAGAATCTCGAAGCTGAACAGTCGGTCCTCGGCGCAATCCTGCTCGAGAATGAGGCGGTCAATCACGCGCTCGAAATCCTGACTGCCGACGATTTCTATCGCGAAAGTCATCGCGCGATTTTCCGCGCGATGGTCGAGCTCACCGATCACATTCAGCCCGTCGATGCGATCACGCTGACCGACGCGCTCCGCACCAAGGGCGCGCTCGAGAACATCGGCGGTCCCGCTTACATCGCGGAGCTGGCGTCGATCGTGCCGACCGCCGCGAACGTCGCGCACTACGCGCGCATCGTGCGCGAGAAAGCGGTGCTGCGCAGCCTCGCCTCGATCGCGACCGACATCGCAAGCAACGCTTACGAAGCGCCGGGCGACGTCGATGGCTTCCTCGACGAAGCCGAGCATCGAATCTTCGAAATTTCCGAGCGCCGGATTAAGCCGTCGTTCCACACGATGCCCGAACTCACGCGCGAGTCGCTCAAGATCCTCGAGCGGCTGTTCGAGAACCGCGAGATGATCACCGGCGTGCCGAGCGGCTTCATCGATCTCGACCGCATCACCGCCGGTTTCCAGCCGTCGGACCTGGTGATCATCGCGGCGCGTCCCAGCATGGGCAAAACCGCGCTCGCACTCAACATTGCGGCCTACGCCGCGTTGGATGCTGACCCGCCGGTGGGCGTCGCGTTTTTTTCGCTCGAAATGTCGAAGGAACAGCTCGTGCTCCGGATGCTTTGTGCGGAGGCGCGCGTCGATAGCGCGCGTGCGCGGCAGGGATTCCTCAGCGAGCGCGATTTTCCGAAGCTCGCGCAGGCGGCGGCGCGGCTCTCGGAATCGAAAATCTTCATCGACGATTCATCGGACACGACCGCGATCACGCTTAAAGCAAAATGCCGCCGCTTGAAGCGCGAGCAAGTAAGCAATCTCGGGCTGATCGTCGTGGACTATCTGCAACTGATGCGCTCGGCGCGGCCGGGGGAGTCGCGCGAAAAGGAAATCGCGGAAATTTCGCGCTCGCTCAAGGCGCTCGCCAAGGAACTCAAAGTGCCCGTGATCGCGCTCTCGCAGTTGAACCGCCAGGTCGAGTCGCGCGAGAACCGCCGCCCGATGCTCGCCGATCTCCGCGAGTCCGGCGCGCTCGAGCAGGACGCCGACGTGATCGCGTTCATCTATCGCGAGGAGATGTACAAGGGCAAGGAAAGCAAGGAGCCGGGCGTCGCCGAAGTGATCATCGCCAAGCAGCGCAACGGCCCGACTGACACCGCGAAGCTGACCTACATCAGCCAGTACACGCGCTTCGAAAATCACACGCCCGAAGTCGGCGTCTTCGAAGACACCGGCGTTTAG
- a CDS encoding rhomboid family intramembrane serine protease: MIPLRDNAAPRRFTPVNVTLIVVNLAIFLYEVSLGPRAIAFVSKFAMIPADVAAALSMHPAAIANSMSPRTAYDSIAPLATIVTAMFLHGSIWHVLGNCLYLFIFGAAVESRMHSTRYLLFYLACGISAALATVWIAPASDVPMLGASGAIAGVLGSYFILYPRGRILTVLPLIVTSYVIEIPAVIYLLFWFGVQLYSGLAEGAQAALVGGVAWWAHVGGFLFGMAIAPMLAERPSTPRRRARR; this comes from the coding sequence ATGATTCCGCTTCGAGACAATGCCGCACCGCGCCGATTCACACCCGTAAACGTCACTTTGATCGTCGTCAATCTCGCGATCTTCTTGTATGAGGTTTCGCTAGGACCGCGCGCGATCGCGTTTGTCTCGAAGTTCGCGATGATCCCCGCCGACGTCGCCGCCGCGCTTTCGATGCATCCTGCTGCGATTGCCAATTCAATGTCGCCGCGCACCGCCTACGATTCGATCGCGCCGCTCGCGACGATCGTCACCGCGATGTTTCTCCACGGCAGCATCTGGCACGTGCTCGGCAACTGCCTCTACCTCTTCATCTTCGGCGCGGCGGTCGAGTCGCGGATGCACTCGACCCGCTATTTGCTTTTCTATCTGGCTTGCGGAATTTCCGCCGCGCTCGCGACCGTCTGGATCGCGCCCGCCTCCGACGTGCCGATGCTCGGTGCGAGCGGCGCAATCGCCGGCGTGCTCGGCAGTTACTTCATCCTCTATCCGCGCGGACGCATCCTCACCGTGCTGCCGCTGATCGTGACCAGCTACGTCATCGAAATTCCCGCCGTCATCTACTTGCTCTTCTGGTTCGGCGTGCAGCTTTACTCGGGCCTCGCCGAGGGCGCGCAGGCGGCGCTGGTCGGCGGCGTGGCGTGGTGGGCGCACGTCGGCGGCTTCCTGTTCGGGATGGCGATCGCGCCGATGCTCGCTGAACGCCCGTCGACGCCGCGCCGCCGCGCCCGCCGTTAG
- a CDS encoding dienelactone hydrolase family protein, with amino-acid sequence MEVVSSEVLIPNGSATMPAHLAKPASGGPYPALVVVMEAFGLNDQIRRITDKFASEGFVAIAPNLYFRQPNNVVSYNDLPGAFRLMGAVNGDGLAADMTASIEYLKTLKEVKPAFGTVGFCMGGMVAFLAACRNSDVKATAPYYGGGMVKSRQPDAKAPIDYVEGLVAPVLAFFGGKDAFIPLSEVDEFRDALRKAGKTADVVLYPDADHGFMCDDRPSFHPVHSKEAWSKTIAFFKKNLG; translated from the coding sequence ATGGAAGTCGTTTCGAGCGAAGTTTTGATACCGAACGGCAGCGCCACGATGCCCGCTCATCTCGCGAAGCCCGCGTCGGGCGGGCCCTATCCGGCGCTGGTAGTGGTGATGGAGGCCTTCGGCCTCAACGATCAGATTCGCCGCATCACGGACAAGTTCGCGTCGGAAGGATTCGTTGCGATCGCGCCCAACCTTTATTTTCGCCAGCCCAACAATGTCGTCAGCTACAACGATCTGCCGGGCGCGTTCCGCCTGATGGGCGCGGTCAATGGCGATGGACTCGCGGCCGATATGACCGCATCGATCGAATATCTGAAAACGCTGAAGGAAGTTAAGCCAGCGTTCGGCACCGTGGGATTCTGCATGGGCGGCATGGTCGCTTTTCTGGCTGCGTGCCGCAATTCCGACGTGAAGGCGACTGCGCCATACTATGGCGGCGGGATGGTGAAATCGCGGCAACCGGATGCGAAGGCGCCGATCGATTACGTCGAGGGGCTCGTGGCGCCGGTGCTGGCATTTTTCGGCGGCAAGGATGCGTTCATTCCGCTGAGCGAGGTGGACGAGTTCCGCGATGCGCTGCGCAAGGCCGGCAAGACGGCGGACGTCGTGCTCTACCCGGATGCGGATCACGGCTTCATGTGCGACGATCGGCCGTCATTTCATCCCGTGCATTCCAAAGAGGCGTGGAGCAAGACAATTGCCTTCTTCAAAAAGAACCTGGGTTAG
- a CDS encoding nitroreductase family protein: MAEIGLFEAMYSARSLRKFKPDPVPDEVIGKILDAAIRAPSGSNEQGWEFMVVKDAAQRKKIGEVYRKGGDVLKALYTDRVKPPHMSQETYDKLMASAMYLIDHMADAPVLLIACLKQLPPSGPPPKLPPEAASAMKNLARMTGSSIYPAVQNIILACRALGLGTVLTTIHMFYEDELKAILGMPPEVQTFALMPIGYPQGKFGPIKRRPASEVAYLDHYGNHWKA; encoded by the coding sequence ATGGCAGAAATCGGGCTTTTCGAAGCGATGTACTCGGCGCGCTCTCTTAGAAAATTCAAACCGGATCCCGTCCCTGACGAGGTTATCGGCAAGATTCTCGACGCCGCGATTCGTGCGCCCTCGGGCAGCAACGAGCAAGGCTGGGAATTCATGGTCGTCAAGGATGCCGCGCAGCGCAAAAAAATCGGCGAAGTTTACCGCAAGGGCGGCGACGTGCTGAAGGCGCTCTACACCGATCGCGTCAAGCCGCCGCACATGAGCCAGGAAACTTACGACAAGCTGATGGCGTCCGCGATGTACCTGATCGATCACATGGCCGACGCACCGGTGCTGCTGATCGCATGCCTGAAGCAGTTGCCGCCGTCAGGTCCGCCGCCGAAGTTGCCGCCCGAGGCCGCGTCCGCGATGAAAAATCTCGCGCGCATGACCGGCTCCAGCATCTACCCCGCCGTGCAGAACATCATCCTCGCCTGCCGCGCGCTCGGCCTCGGCACCGTGCTCACAACCATTCACATGTTCTACGAGGACGAACTGAAGGCGATTCTCGGGATGCCGCCCGAAGTGCAGACCTTCGCGCTGATGCCGATCGGATATCCGCAAGGCAAGTTCGGACCGATCAAGCGCCGCCCGGCCAGCGAAGTCGCGTACCTCGATCACTACGGCAATCACTGGAAGGCCTAA
- a CDS encoding VOC family protein codes for MNRKGVHHIGLATLDIDRTIEFYTNKLGFEIGWCDILEPEAGGKIKHVFFDTGDGTFMAFMSPEKVPGIPEEWSTDINSAQGLPGAFYHFALYCEDIEALDAKRAELIGRGVDVTPVVDHEWCRSIYFRDPNGLLLEYCATVRKFDAADKEMKHHDQPGVMVADPEERKKVFKMLMGPPPAKAGATGRTPV; via the coding sequence ATGAATCGCAAAGGCGTTCACCACATCGGACTTGCCACTCTCGATATCGATCGAACCATCGAGTTCTACACCAACAAGCTCGGTTTCGAGATTGGATGGTGCGACATCCTCGAGCCCGAGGCGGGCGGCAAGATCAAGCACGTTTTTTTCGATACCGGCGACGGCACTTTCATGGCCTTCATGAGCCCCGAGAAAGTCCCCGGCATCCCCGAAGAATGGTCGACCGACATCAACAGCGCGCAGGGATTGCCAGGCGCGTTCTATCACTTCGCACTTTATTGCGAAGACATCGAAGCACTCGACGCCAAGCGCGCGGAGTTGATCGGGCGCGGCGTTGACGTGACGCCGGTGGTCGATCACGAATGGTGCCGCTCGATTTATTTCCGCGATCCCAACGGCCTGCTCCTCGAATATTGCGCAACCGTGCGCAAGTTCGACGCGGCGGACAAGGAAATGAAGCATCACGATCAGCCGGGCGTGATGGTCGCGGATCCCGAGGAGCGAAAGAAGGTATTCAAAATGCTGATGGGTCCGCCGCCGGCCAAGGCCGGGGCAACGGGCCGCACGCCGGTCTGA
- a CDS encoding response regulator transcription factor → MQSSERIRVLLADDHRILREALRSVLSAECDVVAEASSGEQAVQLVAQLKPHVAVVDISMPGIGGLAAARQIRRRSPACKVLVLSQYEDEEYVLEAFGEAHVAGYLVKTDAASALLDAVRAVHAGRRYISPSIAPVVLNRVNFATSKLSTAPATDHLTRRESEVLKLIAEGATAKEVASRLGLSPKTAQAHRENIKRKLALRTTAAMVMYAIKHKLVRLD, encoded by the coding sequence ATGCAATCCAGCGAGCGCATCCGAGTTCTGCTCGCCGACGACCATCGAATTCTCCGCGAAGCGCTGCGAAGCGTGCTCTCAGCCGAATGCGACGTCGTTGCGGAGGCCTCGAGCGGCGAGCAAGCGGTCCAACTCGTCGCGCAACTCAAGCCGCACGTTGCGGTGGTCGATATCTCGATGCCCGGCATTGGCGGCCTTGCCGCGGCGCGCCAGATTCGCCGCAGGTCGCCCGCGTGCAAGGTCCTCGTGCTCAGCCAGTATGAGGATGAAGAGTACGTGCTCGAGGCTTTCGGCGAGGCCCACGTCGCGGGGTACCTCGTCAAGACCGACGCCGCGTCCGCGCTGCTCGACGCCGTCCGCGCGGTGCATGCCGGCCGCCGCTACATCAGTCCGTCGATCGCCCCCGTCGTATTGAACCGCGTGAATTTTGCCACTTCCAAGCTCTCGACCGCGCCCGCTACCGATCACCTGACGCGCCGCGAAAGCGAAGTGCTGAAGCTGATCGCGGAGGGCGCCACCGCCAAGGAAGTCGCGAGCCGCCTCGGCCTCAGCCCCAAGACTGCGCAGGCGCATCGCGAAAATATCAAGCGCAAACTCGCGCTCCGCACGACTGCCGCGATGGTGATGTATGCGATCAAACACAAGCTCGTGCGGCTCGATTGA
- a CDS encoding sensor histidine kinase yields MADSTTSRDIGRQADAPTHSPAGSIAAIAALGSRAVGAERCALAWSAAGRSQVIWLPDRDSRWDGAIVTILAALDNRVSDAQAAERDLGREPAPSAPAAISLSARELAALSAGIKPFQAGVQFAASALRDGNNSVRIVLVAPHDRSRKELDAMLELMNAAALAQIENAAGSATLDFWRAHASKSAAAAHEAENTLQREREQSRRLDSAVASANQLSPHERFAGIGALVADFAGYGQWLLAMLQDGALKIAAASSPIDVLDSANSAGALSRCWRTREVVQSNDDPIPGQCIGIPFETGALALASDRGEVGARERAETMIARLAPILKCWTLEDESSRRRALVDRLALRMYAAVDEERARIARDLHDDQAQLLTAAKIALTGRPEEARLILKEIEEELRRRRRELRPAILGDATLEEALQREFKPLRDAGIDAKLGSLDTAAICRSTQQLCFRIAREALSNVSRHARATAVEISICYQPASRSARLSIADNGTGIDLARMHDGLGLTGLRERLELVGGSLSIESKPTGTTIIAEIPELSQSPAAD; encoded by the coding sequence ATGGCCGACTCAACAACTTCGCGAGATATAGGGCGTCAGGCTGACGCGCCGACACACTCGCCCGCCGGATCGATCGCGGCGATCGCGGCGCTGGGCAGTCGTGCCGTCGGCGCCGAACGATGCGCACTCGCGTGGAGTGCCGCCGGAAGGAGTCAGGTAATCTGGCTGCCCGATCGCGACTCGCGCTGGGACGGAGCGATCGTCACGATCCTCGCGGCGCTCGATAATCGCGTGAGCGATGCGCAAGCTGCCGAGCGCGATCTTGGCCGCGAGCCGGCGCCGTCCGCGCCGGCCGCGATCTCGCTGTCCGCGCGGGAGTTGGCGGCGCTCAGCGCGGGCATCAAGCCGTTTCAGGCGGGCGTCCAGTTTGCGGCGTCGGCCTTGCGCGACGGCAACAACTCGGTGCGAATCGTGCTGGTGGCGCCGCACGATCGCTCGCGCAAAGAACTCGACGCGATGCTGGAATTGATGAATGCCGCGGCGCTCGCGCAGATCGAAAACGCAGCGGGTTCGGCGACGCTCGATTTCTGGCGGGCGCACGCGTCGAAGAGTGCAGCCGCGGCGCACGAAGCAGAGAACACTCTGCAACGCGAGCGTGAGCAATCCCGCCGGCTTGATTCCGCCGTTGCGTCGGCCAATCAACTCTCGCCGCATGAACGCTTTGCTGGTATCGGCGCGCTGGTTGCCGATTTCGCCGGCTATGGCCAATGGCTGTTGGCGATGCTTCAGGACGGCGCCCTGAAGATCGCCGCCGCGTCGAGTCCGATCGATGTGCTCGATTCCGCCAACTCCGCCGGCGCTCTTTCCAGATGCTGGCGGACTCGCGAAGTCGTGCAATCAAACGATGATCCGATTCCAGGCCAATGCATTGGTATCCCGTTCGAGACGGGCGCGCTCGCGTTGGCGTCAGATCGGGGCGAGGTCGGCGCCCGCGAACGCGCCGAGACCATGATCGCGCGGCTCGCCCCGATCCTGAAATGCTGGACGCTCGAAGACGAGAGTTCGCGGCGCCGCGCGCTGGTCGATCGACTCGCACTCAGGATGTACGCCGCGGTTGACGAGGAACGCGCGCGGATCGCCCGCGACTTGCACGACGATCAGGCCCAGTTGCTCACCGCGGCCAAGATCGCGCTCACCGGCAGGCCCGAAGAAGCGCGCTTGATTCTCAAAGAGATCGAGGAGGAGTTGCGGCGCAGACGACGCGAACTGCGGCCCGCGATTCTCGGCGATGCGACGCTCGAGGAAGCGCTGCAGCGCGAATTCAAGCCGCTGCGCGACGCCGGAATCGACGCGAAGCTCGGCAGTCTCGATACCGCCGCGATCTGCCGTTCCACTCAACAGTTGTGTTTTCGGATCGCACGCGAAGCCCTCTCCAACGTGAGCAGGCACGCGCGCGCGACCGCCGTCGAAATATCGATCTGCTACCAGCCCGCAAGCCGTTCTGCGCGGCTTTCGATCGCCGACAACGGCACTGGAATCGACCTGGCCCGGATGCACGACGGACTCGGCCTCACCGGTCTGCGCGAGCGGCTTGAGCTGGTCGGCGGCAGCCTGTCGATCGAATCGAAACCGACCGGAACCACGATCATCGCCGAGATCCCGGAACTCTCGCAAAGCCCCGCGGCCGATTGA
- a CDS encoding UPF0182 family protein has protein sequence MRPRVILFGLAAIVIVGLGLLSIVDQLLVDYLWYGRLELGGVFNTTVGSEIAIFLIVWMVAFAAIFSSGLVATQMSRDRERLRVVRRPDEIVEVNLPELVRALGERMPWRTIVAGVAAVLAIFVAQGEAAGWDTYLKAVYGVPFGIAEHAFGYDVGFYVFSLPLLEELRDLWMVILFLSAAMAAAVYWIRGALDFSESPPRIAPAAGVHALVLLGIFFMQRALGYWLARFNLLLHTNGVVFGFRYVDQILWRPGLWLMVALCLAAAAICLVNARDRSLRTPVMAFVIVFGPALILNFLQPVIERLWVKPDELRIERPYLEQNIAMTRHAYALDTVDVKPFGGQGRLTPAALEADAPTVRNIRLWDPRPLIDTYRQLQEIRTYYNFFDVDIDRYWIDGKYTEVMLSPREMNLDALAGNAQTWVNQHLKFTHGTGLAMSPVNRKDSEGMPIFYVKDIPAISEAGFKVTQPAIYFGEAPDNYAIVNAATPEFDYPKGADNVFSFYSGSGGVPVSGLWRRLLFSIYFRDINLLVTENIVDKSKIMIRRNILNRIQYIAPFLSIDSDPYAVIHDGRLVWIVDCYTASDHYPYSQRNVDQLNYIRNSVKVIVDAYTGATDFYVADPADPIVRTWQNVFPKMFKPMSAMPADLHAHIRYPEQFFLIQAGIYSTYHMTDPQVFYNREDLWGVPRENYAGQTVQMQPYYVVMRLPGEAREEYMLMLPMVPAGRDNMIAWLAARCDGADYGHLFEYSFSKDKLFYGPYQIQARINQNPEISRQLSLWNQMGSKVLLGNLLVIPIQDSLLYVEPLYIRAENGQLPELQRVIAAWSDRVVMADTLDLTMAALFANPPSAAPVIASAIATQPGPQAATKTPLAPDSTLENAAQHYNRALSALRAGDWSEFGIEMKKLGDQLSPAGDAAHP, from the coding sequence ATGCGACCACGAGTAATCCTGTTCGGGCTGGCCGCGATTGTTATCGTCGGCCTCGGGCTGCTGAGCATCGTCGATCAACTGCTGGTTGATTACCTATGGTACGGACGACTCGAACTGGGCGGCGTATTCAACACGACCGTCGGTTCCGAGATCGCCATTTTCCTGATCGTCTGGATGGTTGCATTCGCCGCGATTTTTTCGAGCGGACTCGTCGCCACCCAGATGAGCCGCGATCGCGAGCGCCTGCGCGTGGTGCGCCGCCCCGACGAGATAGTCGAGGTGAATCTGCCCGAGCTGGTGCGCGCGCTGGGCGAGCGCATGCCATGGCGCACGATCGTTGCGGGCGTGGCGGCGGTGCTCGCGATTTTTGTCGCGCAGGGCGAGGCCGCGGGCTGGGATACGTACCTGAAGGCGGTTTACGGCGTGCCATTCGGAATCGCCGAGCATGCCTTTGGCTACGACGTCGGCTTTTACGTCTTCTCGTTGCCGCTGCTCGAGGAACTGCGCGATCTGTGGATGGTGATTCTGTTTCTGTCGGCGGCGATGGCGGCGGCCGTCTATTGGATTCGCGGCGCGCTGGATTTCAGCGAATCGCCGCCGCGCATCGCGCCGGCCGCGGGCGTGCACGCGCTGGTGCTGCTCGGCATCTTCTTTATGCAGCGCGCGCTCGGCTACTGGCTCGCGCGCTTCAACCTGCTGCTGCATACCAACGGCGTGGTGTTCGGCTTCCGCTACGTCGATCAAATCCTCTGGCGGCCCGGCCTGTGGTTGATGGTCGCGTTATGCCTGGCCGCCGCCGCGATCTGCCTCGTCAACGCGCGCGACCGCAGCCTGAGGACGCCGGTGATGGCGTTCGTGATCGTGTTCGGACCGGCGCTGATTCTGAATTTTCTCCAACCCGTGATCGAGCGGCTCTGGGTAAAGCCGGACGAACTCCGGATCGAGCGGCCGTATCTCGAACAGAATATCGCGATGACCCGCCACGCCTACGCGCTCGATACGGTGGACGTGAAGCCGTTCGGCGGACAGGGCAGGCTGACGCCGGCCGCGCTGGAGGCGGATGCTCCGACCGTCCGCAACATCCGGCTGTGGGATCCGCGTCCACTGATCGACACCTATCGCCAGTTGCAGGAAATCCGCACCTACTACAATTTTTTCGACGTCGATATCGACCGCTACTGGATCGACGGCAAGTACACCGAAGTGATGCTCTCGCCGCGCGAAATGAACCTCGACGCGCTCGCCGGCAACGCCCAGACCTGGGTCAATCAGCATCTGAAGTTCACCCACGGCACCGGCCTCGCGATGAGTCCCGTCAATCGCAAGGATTCCGAGGGGATGCCGATTTTCTACGTGAAGGATATCCCGGCGATCTCGGAGGCCGGCTTCAAGGTGACGCAGCCCGCGATTTATTTCGGCGAAGCGCCGGACAATTACGCGATCGTCAATGCGGCGACGCCGGAATTCGACTACCCCAAAGGCGCCGACAACGTCTTTTCCTTCTACTCGGGTTCGGGCGGTGTGCCGGTGAGCGGCCTCTGGCGCCGCCTGCTGTTCAGCATCTATTTCCGCGACATCAACTTGCTGGTCACCGAGAATATCGTGGACAAGAGCAAGATTATGATCCGGCGCAACATCCTGAACCGCATCCAGTACATCGCGCCGTTCCTGAGTATCGATAGCGATCCGTACGCCGTGATCCACGACGGACGGCTGGTGTGGATCGTCGATTGTTACACCGCGAGCGATCACTATCCCTACTCGCAGCGCAACGTCGATCAACTGAACTACATCCGCAATTCGGTGAAGGTGATCGTCGATGCTTACACTGGCGCGACCGACTTTTACGTCGCCGATCCCGCCGATCCGATCGTTCGCACGTGGCAGAATGTCTTCCCAAAAATGTTCAAGCCGATGTCGGCGATGCCGGCCGATCTGCACGCGCACATCCGCTACCCGGAACAGTTTTTTCTCATCCAGGCCGGCATCTACAGCACCTATCACATGACCGATCCGCAGGTCTTTTATAACCGCGAAGATTTGTGGGGCGTACCGCGTGAAAACTATGCCGGGCAGACGGTGCAGATGCAGCCGTACTACGTCGTGATGCGCCTGCCGGGCGAGGCGCGCGAGGAGTACATGCTGATGCTGCCGATGGTGCCGGCCGGGCGCGACAACATGATCGCGTGGCTGGCGGCGCGCTGCGACGGCGCCGATTATGGGCATCTGTTCGAATATTCGTTCTCGAAGGACAAGCTGTTTTACGGTCCGTACCAGATCCAGGCGCGCATCAACCAGAATCCGGAAATCTCCCGCCAACTCTCGCTCTGGAATCAGATGGGCTCGAAGGTGCTGCTCGGGAATCTGCTCGTGATCCCGATCCAGGATTCCCTGCTCTACGTCGAGCCGCTGTACATCAGGGCGGAGAACGGCCAGTTGCCCGAGTTGCAGCGCGTGATCGCGGCGTGGAGCGATCGCGTGGTGATGGCTGATACGCTGGATCTGACGATGGCGGCATTGTTCGCGAATCCACCGTCGGCAGCGCCGGTTATCGCCAGCGCGATCGCTACCCAGCCGGGGCCGCAAGCTGCTACAAAAACACCGCTCGCGCCCGATTCGACGCTGGAGAACGCCGCGCAGCACTATAATCGCGCGCTTTCGGCACTGCGCGCCGGCGACTGGTCGGAATTCGGAATCGAGATGAAGAAGCTCGGCGATCAGCTTTCGCCGGCGGGCGACGCGGCGCATCCATAG